A stretch of Deltaproteobacteria bacterium DNA encodes these proteins:
- a CDS encoding flippase-like domain-containing protein — protein sequence MQVLSSRWFKLSVSLGLWGFLLYRTDLSLLRERLSSVHPAWVLVGFVGYLLSQVLSAYKWQLLARPLGFLQPFRAYAAYYFAGMYFNLLAPSTVAGDFGRSVLLAAGRERLPLAVQSVVADRVSGLVMLLWVGAIGVLVADPTVLPIQWRVGVCAAAVCAVVGWWLLPYLLERSFHPEHRLRRFVQGFVGPYVRQPRVLLKACGLSLLFHLLQFGLQLLLARALGLEVSVWYLLVCIPLISLLSGLPISFGGLGVRESGYVMFLAMAGIGQERALALGLLWSAIVLGANATGGVALLLSPAARRPLTEAKRTSDE from the coding sequence TTGCAGGTATTGTCATCTCGTTGGTTCAAGCTGAGCGTCAGCCTCGGTTTGTGGGGATTCCTGCTCTATCGGACTGACCTGAGCCTCCTTCGCGAACGTCTCTCCAGTGTCCACCCGGCTTGGGTGTTGGTCGGATTCGTTGGCTACCTGCTGAGCCAAGTGCTCAGCGCCTACAAATGGCAGCTCCTTGCCCGCCCGCTCGGCTTTCTCCAGCCGTTCCGCGCCTATGCGGCCTACTATTTTGCCGGGATGTATTTCAACCTGCTCGCGCCGAGCACCGTCGCCGGAGATTTCGGTCGCAGTGTTTTACTAGCCGCCGGGCGAGAACGGTTACCCCTCGCCGTGCAGTCGGTTGTCGCGGATCGCGTCAGCGGCCTCGTCATGCTCTTGTGGGTTGGCGCGATCGGCGTACTCGTGGCCGATCCGACCGTCCTGCCGATACAATGGCGAGTGGGGGTATGCGCCGCTGCGGTTTGCGCTGTAGTGGGATGGTGGCTCTTGCCGTACCTGCTCGAGCGTAGCTTTCATCCCGAGCATCGGTTGCGGCGATTTGTTCAGGGGTTTGTCGGTCCTTATGTACGGCAACCGCGCGTCCTGCTCAAAGCCTGCGGTCTCTCGTTGCTGTTTCATTTGCTCCAGTTCGGTTTACAGCTGCTGCTGGCTCGCGCGCTGGGTCTGGAGGTATCGGTCTGGTACCTGCTGGTCTGCATTCCGCTGATTAGCTTGTTGAGCGGCTTGCCCATCAGCTTTGGCGGGTTGGGCGTACGCGAGAGCGGATATGTGATGTTCCTGGCGATGGCAGGCATCGGTCAGGAACGGGCGCTTGCTCTGGGATTGTTGTGGAGCGCCATCGTGCTCGGGGCGAATGCGACCGGCGGCGTGGCGCTCCTGCTTTCTCCCGCCGCGCGGCGTCCTCTTACCGAGGCTAAAAGAACGTCGGACGAATGA